Proteins encoded together in one Lathyrus oleraceus cultivar Zhongwan6 chromosome 5, CAAS_Psat_ZW6_1.0, whole genome shotgun sequence window:
- the LOC127083433 gene encoding cytochrome P450 94B3: MWWYCIFLALPILLFLVQRQITRIRNTPIHTPPTYPILGCLISYYKNRHRLLDFFIHYLSQSPTQTILINRLGARRTILTANPLNVEYMLKTNFKNYPKGKSLNELLYDLLGSGIFIVDGKLWSDQRKQLSHEFSTRSLKDFVGKTLEDEVQGRLIPLLESASNNNLVIDMQDVLTRLAFEIVCQLSLGYDPCCLDLSKPFPPLLSSFEKATAICAMRAASPITLVWKIKRMFNVGSEKSLKEAVKVVHESMMEIIRKKKKDINEKKYVSGSDLLTRLLEAGEDEIMVRDMITSIVLAGRDSTAAAMTWFFWVLSRNRSKEELIVKGVREAVGGKNNKNEFELMKSFDYDDLKKMTYLKACLCESMRMYAPVAWDSKFAADDDVLPDGTKVGKGDKVTYFSYGMGRMEALWGKDWNEFKPDRWLEEAVKEGEDPNGVLKHVSPYKFAVFHAGPRVCLGKDMAFIQMEYVVASILNRFELKPVLTDEPVYIPYLTAYMAGGFKVRVHKRV, encoded by the coding sequence ATGTGGTGGTACTGCATTTTCTTGGCTCTTCCCATTCTGTTATTTCTCGTTCAGAGACAAATAACAAGAATTCGTAACACTCCCATCCACACTCCTCCTACATATCCAATCTTAGGTTGCCTTATCTCTTATTACAAAAACCGTCACCGACTTCTAGATTTCTTTATCCACTACCTCTCCCAATCTCCAACTCAAACTATCCTCATTAACCGTCTCGGCGCCCGCCGAACCATCTTAACCGCAAACCCTCTCAACGTCGAATACATGCtcaaaaccaatttcaaaaacTACCCTAAAGGAAAATCCTTAAATGAACTCCTTTACGACCTTCTAGGTTCTGGCATATTCATTGTAGACGGAAAATTATGGTCAGATCAGCGCAAACAACTCAGCCATGAATTCTCCACGAGATCTCTCAAAGATTTCGTTGGCAAGACTCTTgaagatgaagttcaaggtaGACTTATTCCATTGCTTGAATCGGCTTCTAATAATAACCTTGTAATTGACATGCAGGATGTCTTGACGAGACTAGCCTTTGAAATTGTGTGTCAACTTTCACTTGGCTATGATCCTTGTTGTTTAGATTTATCTAAACCTTTTCCACCTCTTTTGTCCTCGTTCGAAAAAGCTACCGCGATATGCGCAATGCGTGCAGCTTCACCGATTACTTTGGTTTGGAAGATTAAGAGGATGTTTAATGTAGGATCAGAGAAATCACTTAAAGAGGCGGTTAAAGTCGTTCATGAATCCATGATGGAGATAAtaagaaagaagaaaaaagatATTAATGAGAAAAAATATGTTAGTGGGAGTGATTTGTTGACAAGGTTGTTGGAGGCAGGGGAGGATGAAATCATGGTGAGAGATATGATTACTAGTATCGTCCTGGCAGGGAGAGACAGCACGGCAGCAGCAATGACATGGTTCTTTTGGGTGTTGTCGAGAAATCGTAGCAAAGAGGAACTAATAGTGAAAGGAGTGAGGGAAGCTGTTGGAGGAAAAAATAACAAGAATGAGTTTGAGTTGATGAAGTCTTTTGATTATGATGATTTGAAAAAGATGACGTATTTGAAAGCTTGCTTGTGTGAGTCAATGAGAATGTATGCACCGGTGGCGTGGGATTCGAAGTTTGCTGCCGACGATGACGTTTTGCCGGACGGGACTAAGGTGGGGAAAGGTGATAAGGTGACCTATTTTTCTTATGGGATGGGGAGGATGGAGGCTTTATGGGGAAAAGACTGGAATGAGTTTAAACCAGATCGGTGGTTAGAGGAAGCAGTGAAAGAAGGGGAGGATCCTAATGGAGTTCTGAAACATGTGAGTCCTTATAAGTTTGCGGTTTTTCATGCTGGTCCTAGAGTTTGTCTTGGGAAAGATATGGCTTTTATTCAAATGGAATATGTTGTGGCTTCCATTCTCAACCGGTTTGAACTTAAGCCTGTGTTAACTGACGAACCAGTGTATATACCTTATCTTACTGCTTATATGGCTGGTGGGTTCAAAGTGAGGGTCCACAAGAGAGTTTAA